The Gossypium hirsutum isolate 1008001.06 chromosome D03, Gossypium_hirsutum_v2.1, whole genome shotgun sequence genomic interval TTTAGTTTAattgtattgttttttttttattttgaagcaaataagattatatattttagtttagacttaaaacttaatatatatacatatttatatatttatttattgaaagtaaaaattttaatatgcatttatatatattaagggcatttttgtaaatattttggttGAGATAAGGCGAATTTACCTCAAACTTGACCCACCCTGAACtcgatttttcaaaaaaaaattaatcctaACGGATTGGGTCAGGTTAGAACCCATCGGATTTAGGGGTTTTTGCTGTCACTAGCAACTAAGGATAATTAATCATCGTTAATGTTTTCTGtcaattgtatataattttaattggtatagtaacaaatttagccctcaaaatttatgcattttgccattttggtcctaatttaacaaatttaacccatAAGAGGATTGTATACGAACCCTAGTTTATATATGAACCCTTATGCGAACTCCAAAGAATATAGTATAGGATTTATTATGCGAACCCTTAATGCAGGATACGCGAACCCCCTTAGTGACTATATGCGAGCTTTATGCATCATGCGAACCCATAGGAATTATCATGTGAAATAACATCCTACGAACCTTATAAGTTTATTTACGCGAACCCTACAAGTTCTAAGATATGCGAACCCTATATTTATACGACCCCCATGTAGTGCGAACTCATCTGTACAAACCTCTATGTGCGAACCCTATATGTGTTATAACGCAAACCCTTAGTGAATATGTGTGAGTCCTATATGTTGTACTGTGTGAACCCTCTATGTGCTAACATACGAACCCTTAAATAATATTATGTGAACCCTTCATGGTTATCATGCAAACCTCTATGAATTAGTTATGCGAACCTATGAGAAATTCTACACGAACCATATATGAGTGAACCCTACATATGAATTAGTTATGTATGTGTTAGTCAAAtaaacatgttaaataatataataatgataaattgacACGAGCTTTAGCTACATGAAGAAATTGTATATGTGAAaatgatatgaatgcatgaatACATGCCATTAAATGTTAGTATCAGATATTGAGTGTGCTTGACAAGCATAGCAtcatttgttgataaaaaaacatattttgttAAGTATATCTGCATAATTACATGAAATTAGGTACGGAGAACAGAGGAGTTTCGTAGGAGATAGTGGCAATTTAAGTTCATACCAAAAGTTAATATTGCACGAAGTAGGCGGCAATGTAATCACAACCGGATAAGCCAGGATGGTAGGTTAAAAAGTCACCAAACCAGGATGACTAGGATGACCAGGATGATATTTATTGTAGTAAAAAGCCATCGAAACCACGTAGCCGGGATGGTAAGTTATTGTAGTAAAAGTCATCGTCACAGATGACGAGTGAACGACCATCGTCACTGGAAAAAAACCTGAGATGGTCAGTTATTGATATGTATATTTGGTGTGCCGAGCGATTCTCGGGGACGAATAGGATGGACGAGTAGGAAATTTTCAttgcatcatatatatattatgtatgcaTTGATTTATTATATGTTCTTTTCATTATGCTTAAATTGTTATTATGCTATAAATGTTGTACTGTTTGacgattatatatataatggtttaaGATTAGTCTTACATTAAGCCGTTGTAAGCTCATTTCCCTTTTCCTTACCTCTTAGGTAGCGCAGAGAACTAGGACTCGGTATGGCATTGGAGGACCTTCGAATTAGCAgcttattttggttttatttaaaagTTTCCACTAAAGTTTTCCTTAATCATTTTTTTTGGGATTGTTTAGCTTATTTATTTTAAGCATGACATTTAGTTATTACTCTGATATTTGCACACTTTCTGGTTTAGAAAACCATTTCTTTAAATGTTTTCCGTTGCTTTATAAAACACTTAAAGTTTCTTAAAGTTTTGATAAGACTTTCTTCAAAATCCTAAActgtttttcaaaacaccacattaataaaattagaattgAATTGTTAAGTAAAGTCATTttaaattaatgaatgttttacCTAAAAACAAAATAGCACTTTTTATACAAATCAACTCAAAGTAAAAAAGAATCATTTTATaggatcacttcggtgatcaatatAAAGCCTTcgacttagggtgggtttggatgggcgattgggtgttgtgcggtgcgtttagcttactttttgtctcacgctacagtatcgctacagtatctaatcttaccgccaccgctatttttacactaaccacaggTAAATGCACCGCTCATCCAAACTCACTTTAAATTCCTTTAATGTAGTAAAATATAAAACtgaaaaaagtaaagaaaaaagacaaacaaaaccaaaaaaaaggaCACAAGCACATGGGTAGGAGTAAATGTAAAAAGCCTACTATCATCCTCCCAAATGTGTCAGTACCCGTTTATGTACTTTCAATGTAACATTAATgccgtttatttatttttttactgcaggtttggttgattaaaattaaatgggTTGTAATAGAGAAGAAATATaaatagtaattcaattgtttgggttgaatgaaatgaaatggaTATGCAATGATATTTTTATGTTTGGTTAAATGAAGTAGATGTTTTAATAGCATGaggaaaaacattaaaatgatcAGAGTACTCTTAGCAGATTTTTTtaagtagatgattattgttattattaaattttaatatgattattattaaatataatttaataacatttttaatatgtcgattgagtcttagttgaTTGGCACGAATATCGTTGTTAATGCAGGAGGACCTGAGTTCAAGTGTcttgaaacgcattatcctcctatttatgagttgggaaaGAACTATTGGTAGTTGTAAGTATTGTCTCACAAAAGCAGATATTACCTTCAATCAAACAAAGGAATGGTTTATCGATCAATGTATAATGGGGGAATGCTATTTCATCTctcccaaccaaacatggtgttagaGTTTTTGGCCAAATATTCTCCCCCACTCAATCTCATAACACCATCATCATGGGTTCCTCAGTCATTATTGGCCTGTCTGACCTACCTTATTTTTTGGGGAGCTCAGTGCAAAATCAAATGAATTCGCTTCAAATTATTTAAGTAAGTCGGACCTCTCAAAGTTTAAGAATCCCAAAAAATTCCCTAACATGCTAAAGCATGGAAACTATTAAGCAAATCAAGCAAAGAGAAAGAATAGTCAAGAAagtttgagtaaatactctcaaGTTGATTGCTCAAGTGATGAATTTCATCATTATTTTCATTCAAACTTTATTAAGATCAGAGtttgttattattaaatattttaattattaaaatagttaatatattttaattgtattaattaaattaaattaaattaaatatattatttaataaaggcTTGAATGTAAAGTTGACGCTCAAATTATATTGTTTTTCTCGTTTGAGTATCTAAAgtttttttgtttaaatgtggtaaaatgagatgaaattgataatttaaatatctctctagacaaaaaaaatattaagtaccTAAGCTGAAAAAAGGGTTAAGTTTAGGGTCGTTTGTATAATTAATCCTTTAATAGATTAAAACATTACGTACGTAAAACTATATAGGCATGTGACATTAGGAATAAGACTTACTTATAGGCCAGGTCATTTGTCCAGGCTTGAAGGCTTCTTCAAAAAATGGACAGGTAAAATTTAAGGTTCGTTTTTTGTATGGGCCGAGccttgaataaattttatttacccAAGCCTTGTCTAGCcagaatatattatgttataaaaattaattatatatgttaaataatatttatatgtatttatattaaatcactaacctAATAACAATCAAACACATTGTCTAACACCTGAAaaaacttacctagctaaataaCTTaagtcaaaatataaaattttaaaaattatatttaatacaataaaatatttatcatatttatagtagtattttttaatataaatacttttttaatgcttttgaaaaattttattttaacgtTTTTATAATACATTTAGtggattatatatatttaaaatttattttaaataaaaaactaatctAAAAAACTCAAATATGGACTGAGCCGGACCCAGATTATTAACCTTTCTTAAGTACTGGAttggatttgagaaaaaaataagtcCGCTTTTCGATCCAAAACGAGTTATTGCACATTTATTAACATCCAACAGACAATTACCTGCTTAATATATTAAGCAGCAAGCAATTGTGTTAGATATTaatcttttcttttgcttcccttgactaggaaaaagaaaatggagcAGTGGTGGTGGTATCTTTGGTTTTCAATCATCTCTTTGTTTGGTGCAAGTTTGGGGAACTGGATTCACAGGTGGAGGAACCCTAAATGCAACGGCAAACTCCCTCCAGGTTCCATGGGACTCCCACTTATAGGAGAGACCCTTAGTTTTTTTGTCACTTCCAACTCCATTGACATCCATCCTTTTGTCGCTCAAAGAATGAAAAGGTAACCACACAAACCCACGTGGAATTTTAGAGGGTCTCCTCCTTATATTGACAATATCGTgacttaaaatatatatgtggaaTTTTAGGTATGGTTCATTGTTCAAGACGAGTTTAGCAGGGAGACCAGTGGTGGTATCATTAGATCCAGATTTCAACTATTTCGTGCTGCAACAAGAGGACAAACTTGTCGAACTATATTACATGGATTCCCTGGCCAAGTTGGTTCACCAAGACGACATGAAAAACATAGGTGGCGACTTCCACAAGTATTTCAGGCGCGTCATCCTCAGTCACTTCGGACATGAGCCTCTGAAACACAAGCTCTTGTCTCAGTTTGAGGATGTCATAAACCATGAATTGCAGGACTGGAGCAAGCTGCCTCAGGTTGATCTTAAACACCAAACTGCTTCTGTAAGTAAACTCTTTTAAGTTTATATAAaccaatatttttcttttaattttaatatatattagcaGTTGATTAATGTAACATTTCTGATTTTCAGATGTTATTTAACACGGCCTCAAAGATTCTGATGAGCTGTGTACCAGAAGAAAATTTAGGTCATGATTTGAGCGACATCTTGCAAGGACTTATGACATTTCCCGTATATTTTCCTGGGACCGCTTTCTACAAATGTTTAAAGGCAAACAAATCCATACATGGCAAACTTCATCCTTACTTTCTTATACAATTTTTGTCATGgtacatgaataaataattataaatatgcatggcaatttcatgaaattaaaaacTAAACTTGTTTTTAGATCtaattggtacttgaacttggAAACCATAAACCAACCTGGTACTCTTTTTAGGTACTTGATAACACCGTTAAAATATGTTGACATGACATTAATGACCAATAGTATGGTGACACGTGACTGCCTCACATTTTGACACGTGGcaaaaaaatttatagtttttataaatattatatttttttgtcacgTGCTAAAATGTGAGACTGTCACATGTCACAATATTATTAGTCATTAATACTACATCAACATATTTTAACGATGTTAATCCGGTACTTAAAAGAAGTACCAAATTAGCTTAAGGTTTCTAATTTCAAATACCATGTAAgtccaaaaaaaatttaggtactaagtataaattgtcaagttcaagtaactcaatatatattaacccatatttataaaagatatagactcaatgcttttttttttttctgtataAGTTGTCAAGTTAAATTTGAACATGTTAACGAGTATTTCCGTGTGCAGAAGAAAGAGAAAGCATTGAAGCTGACGAGTGGGGTGCTAGAAGAGAGAATGAATTTGTATCCAACAGATAAAGGAGATTTGCTGGAGAAAATGGTGGGAGACATGGGAAATGAAGCAGGCTTGACCAAACAATTCGTCTCCCACGCCTTATTTGGACTCCTTATTGCCACCATTGAGACTATTGCCCCAACTATCACTTTGGCTGCTAAGTATCTATTGGACAACCCATCAGCGTTGCAACATTTAACTGTATGTATTTACTTGCTTGCTTTATTTTTAATAACCATATATAATCATTCtccaaacaaatttaaaatgtttttctagtttttttctaattattttactGCACCTTAAACACACATGtcatttcgattttttttttgttacttcacTAACAGTAGACATAATATATACCACTCTAAACCTTATCAtccaacatttaatttttttttattacatcTTGGATAAAAGTAGCTCTTGTATTAAAAGTAAGATTGTATTGTatcctttttacataaaaaaatagataaattaatctaTGTATATTAgatccaagagttaatcaattCTTCTGttgaaaatttcatcaatttcctattattaaaaattggtccCTATACATCATCTTGTATGCACATGGCACGTCACATGCATGTCACTGTTTGGTTACTTCATCAACCACGCCAgattttaacagtacaaatggatgaaaatATTAACAGAAAGGACTAATTagctctttaatttaatgtacagGGACTAGATTGTCCATTTTTGAATAGACGAGATAAAAGACAATTCGACTTCTAATATGAGAACATCTATGATATTTTTACCGTGCATGCAACATTGGTTTTGAATGATTAATTGatgaaaaaatttagtaaaaaaaaacttttaattgaTTATGAAACAAATTAAGTAAAATGAATTGGTTGATTAGGAGGAGCATGAGAGAATTGTGAAGAAGAGAGAAGATGCCAAATCTGGAGTTTCTTGGGATGATTACAAATCCATGACTTTTACTCATTACGTGAGTTATGTCACCTAATTACTTGtctaatttctcttaattaattacattgtgtttaattttattactatattattAGGTCATTAACGAGACACTTAGGTTAGGTAATTTCCTTCCTGGGATCTTCAGAAGAACCATAGCTGATATTCCCGTTAACGGTACCTACTTtatctatttcttctttttttaaataataatatcattatttagtggttaaattgtgttttatgttctTCTACTCTTCGTCTATTATTTTTATTGCTGACACCTTAATGATCAAGGTTTGTACTCTATCGATGTAATTCCCCCTCCCTCACTTTGTACcagaaaaaatatatgttttaaaataaaatgatattaaagtataaaaaataaattttaaatttgaacataATAGATAGACAAAAACAAAATTGAACCATTTATTCGTTACTAATTAAAGGATCATTGATAATTCTTAATTTAAATTAGGATATAAATTATATTAGGAGGATCTTAGaacatataaattttagataCCAATAATATAATACCACatcatcaatttttaaaaatgtaaattttattatacactcatctatATTTATTATcttctctaatttaatttaactttaattaaaaattttaataaataaacaaacatgtTTCCTTCTtctataattttgaaattatctttagtttttctttataaatttaatcatcttttatttctttactttcaaatcgtgttttatttttatgtagttaatttttttaattcttttaatttttatgtaagtaatattattttcttttttaattttaattttaattttaattttaattttctattttttatctttaatcaaatttcagaatttgataAAACCACCTATGGTGGTTATAAATTTCcaatttccaattttttttactagagttttttttcctaaatttttaatggttgattttagttattttttcaattttttcttatgatttttattatttttataatgttcgTTTCATGGCCCATGTTAGGGGTTCGTAACTATCTATCCCAACAATATTGTCTTCAAGATTCGAACCTGCATATAATTTCAATGTTTTTTGGTTATTTCTTTTCATATAGTTTCAACATTGTTCcccaaatttttaattattttaataaaaattaaattaaattagagatgATATCATATGTGATTGagtgtaaaataatatttatatgtcttTAAAAACTGATGATATAACATTATCttgttgatgtttaaaaattacatattttataatcatcctaatataagttattcccttaaaattataaattgcAGGGTATACCATACCAAAAGGTTGGGTTCTATTGATTATTCCCGCTGTCCTTCATCTTGATCCTAATACCTATGAAGATCCTCTTGCCTTCAACCCTTGGAGATGGAAGGTATAACAATAACAATCTTTATTTATAACTGTGTTGAGTGTTTTTCTCTGTCTTTTTTAGATGGCAaagttgtatatttatatgatatagtTAATGTTCATTGATGAAATATCTTAGGCAGGTTCTATGTATGCCATCACGTACCCTACTCTAAACTTAACACGTGTTTATACAATAGGGATTCACCTATGGAGTGACGTGTGAACCCACATCGCACAATTCCATGTGCGATCTCACGTGTGATCTAATGGGAGGGTGTAAGTTACCCTCTTATAAACACTTAGTGTCATGCGAGCTCAATACGTGAGCTCAATGTACAAGCTTGATATGTAAACCGTGTAGAATCCAACCCGGACCCATTCAGATTATGGGTCGGTAATAGTGAGTATCATAACAAATTGTATACCAATATCTGTTATAAATTTGTTCTAATCCAAGTTATACTTTCAAATAAGAAGGTTTGTTGTATATTTAAAGTCGAAAGTGttgacataaaaaatattaaatttaaaaaataagattttaaactcTAATATTCATCCAACCTGAATACAAAATTGATGCTTTTAGCCTTctggaatttttaattttatttcggTCCCTTAGCATAACATTTCCAGCATTGtccataaatttatataatataaaaattaaatatataatattaatgtagAACATTGAGCGCAATACGATGGCAAAGAAATTCATGCCATTTGGTGGAGGGAATAGGGCATGTGCAGGAGCAGAGTTCAGCAGGGTTCTAGTTGCTGTCTTTTTGCATGTCTGGCTCTCCAAATTCaggttgttgttgtttttttttaaatatatacagATATTGTTTTTAACCTGAAATTAActgatatttaatttaatttaatatgaatataGGTTGACCAAAATTAAGGGAGGGAACGTGGCTCGTGCGCCTCTTCTGatgtttaaaaatgttttttatgTTAAAGTTTCagaaaaataatactaattaattGTTACTTATAGAGACGTATGCATTAGATATCCGATACTGTCTTGTCTTAACTCAAACTAGTTGGCTGCAACATTCAACCACTTTGCTGTACGGAATCATAATATTAAGTGCTCTGTTTAAAATAGGGATAATGGCACGAAAGACCCTATACTTAAGTGTTTGTTCTAGTGTAATACCTATATTTTCAAAATGtccaatttaatttttgtacttaAGTGTTTGTTCTAGTGTAATACCTATATTTTCAAAATGtccaatttaatttttgtactttgcttcttctttttttaattattttgctcCATTATTCTAACACTGTTTGCTTTTACTGACATGTCGTGTAGGCTAATAAGGGGCCGCCTAACTTTTGATCGGCTATGTGAGGCCCCTTTTAGCAATTCGCCATTTTTCTCTTCTAGAAAAGATAAAACTGAgagtaatattaaataatttctaatatttatttttcgatatattgaaaataaagaaagtaatatgaaaataaatgtaactCATCTCTAAATCCAAAGAAAATCCATtcaactgaaaaaaaaaattgttcaaacaAACGAAAAATTTCCTCTAAACCCTGACAAGAACCATTGTTctctaaaaaaatcattattcGAAAGTGTAATCTTATAGTCTTGGCAAAAAAAAAATCCTACTGCTTATGAAATATTTACAATTTGTGAATCAAAAAACCATTTGTATTAATTAGAATTCCCAaatcaaaaacccaaaaaatcaTTTGAAAAACTTTGACGTTTGAATAAATTGttggaaattgtagattgcaAATTCATTAGATATTATTAATGGATCACTCAGTGTGATTCATTAGTACTTATTTGGATTAGAAAGTGACGATTCATTCATCCAATGGATACATTTGATTTCTATGGGACATGTTTCTTCTAAGAAGTATGTCCAATATGAAAGGGTTGTGACTCTTCAATAGTGTCCATTGAGTGCATATAAATAAAGAGACTATGGTGCTCAAAAGATGATAATTACAATCAATCCAATTTCATAAATTAGAGTAAGAGGTAGGGAATTCCTCAATTTTGctaatcaaagaaaataaaaaacacttCGTTGAATCCCGGTAGGACCTTTGTCTAAACCCTCTAACAACTTTGTGTAGGGAAAATTGTTCACTTTGAAAGCGTCACCCGTCCCTCGAAGTCTACTGTTTTAATTCCATATTGTCTATGCATCTATCGTCTCCATTCAAAtctccaacaatcaaagagaaaaATTTGAAGATGGCGACGGAGGCTACCACTGCGTTCAAAGTGATGAACCAAGAGTTTGTGAAACTTGACTGATTTGATTACTTAAAATTCAAACGCTAGAAGGACAGGATGTTGTTCCTTCTTACCGTCTTGAATGTGGCGTACGTTCTGGATTCAAACCTTCAACTTGTGGAGGATCCCTCCCCCAATACAAACCCCGAGGGAATTGCAAAAGTGGGCAAATTCAAGAAGAAGCGCGAGGAAGACAATTTCACATGTTGTGGACACATCCTTAACACCTTGTTTGATCGATTGTATGATCTCTACATGTCGATACAATCTCCGATGGAAATATGGAAAGCTCTTGAAGAGAAATACAACATTGAGCAATAAGGTaccaataattttttaatgatgaaGTATTTTGAATTCAAAATTCTCAATAGTCCATGAACTACAAGTCCTTGTAAGCAGGCTTTGTGACCTGAAAGTTGTTATTCAGGAATTGTTACAAGTCGGGGCAATCATCTCGAAGTTTCCCTCGTTTTGGGACAATTATTGGAAGAAACTTTTGCATATAGCAGGGGACTTCATTATGGAGAAAATACTTAGGCATTTGTATATTGAAGAGGAAACTTGGAAGCGTGATATGGTGTATCTTCCCCAAATTTCTAAAGTCATTATATTGTTTAAAACAAGCACCTAAACAATGGTATGAGAAATCTGACTTGGTTATGTTGTCATATGGTTTTTTACATAATGGCGGGAATAAATGTATTTACACTAAATTCACCGATAGGTACAGTGTAATTATTTGTCTCTATGTAGATGGTTAATTGATTTTTGGGACGAAATTGGAAGATGTTCGTAAGACCAAAGAGTATCTAGCCTTGAATTTTAAGATGAAGGATCTCAACGAGGTAGATACAATTCTAGGTATAAAGGTGCAAAAGCATGAAAGGGGTTTTGTACTAAGTCAATCTCACTACATCGAGAAAGTATTAGAGAAGTTTAAACACTTGAATATCAAGGATTCGAACACTCCATTTGATTCAAATGTTAAGTTAAGTGAGAATAATGGCAGGACTATAGCGCAACTTAAGTACGTCAGCGCAATTGGAAGTCTAATGTATGCAATGAATTGGACTAGACTTGATATCGCATTTGTCGTGTGCAAATTGGCGAGATTTACAAGTTGTCCTAGTATCGATCATTGGAAAGGAATTTATAGAAGTTTTGGCTAccttaagaaaacaaaaaaaatttgggaTTGTTCTATAGTGATTATCTTGCGGTACTAGAAAGTTACTCGGATGCAAGTTGGATTACAAGTCTAAGTGACAATAAGTCCACATCGGGATGAATTTTTACGATCAGAGGTAGAGCCATTAGTTGGGCTTCCAAGAAACAAACTTGCATCTCACATTCAACTATAGAAGCTGAATTTATAGCCTTGGCAGCTACTGGCAATGAAGTGGAATGGCTAAGAGATCTCTTGTTCAGGGATTTGGTTGAAAGTACCACTACTAATATGGGATTAAAATCATTCTAACTGTGTCATTGATAATGGAAACCTTACCTTGTTCTAGCCAAAAGTTAGTCTTGAGATTCAAAGGATAATAACAAGTTATCGAATGACAACTTGCACTAAGAATCAGGATTTAGTGTTTA includes:
- the LOC107950217 gene encoding cytochrome P450 87A3 isoform X2, translating into MEQWWWYLWFSIISLFGASLGNWIHRWRNPKCNGKLPPGSMGLPLIGETLSFFVTSNSIDIHPFVAQRMKRYGSLFKTSLAGRPVVVSLDPDFNYFVLQQEDKLVELYYMDSLAKLVHQDDMKNIGGDFHKYFRRVILSHFGHEPLKHKLLSQFEDVINHELQDWSKLPQVDLKHQTASMLFNTASKILMSCVPEENLGHDLSDILQGLMTFPVYFPGTAFYKCLKKKEKALKLTSGVLEERMNLYPTDKGDLLEKMVGDMGNEAGLTKQFVSHALFGLLIATIETIAPTITLAAKYLLDNPSALQHLTEEHERIVKKREDAKSGVSWDDYKSMTFTHYVINETLRLGNFLPGIFRRTIADIPVNGYTIPKGWVLLIIPAVLHLDPNTYEDPLAFNPWRWKGFTYGVTCEPTSHNSMCDLTCDLMGGCKLPSYKHLVSCELNT
- the LOC107950217 gene encoding cucurbitadienol 11-hydroxylase isoform X1; translated protein: MEQWWWYLWFSIISLFGASLGNWIHRWRNPKCNGKLPPGSMGLPLIGETLSFFVTSNSIDIHPFVAQRMKRYGSLFKTSLAGRPVVVSLDPDFNYFVLQQEDKLVELYYMDSLAKLVHQDDMKNIGGDFHKYFRRVILSHFGHEPLKHKLLSQFEDVINHELQDWSKLPQVDLKHQTASMLFNTASKILMSCVPEENLGHDLSDILQGLMTFPVYFPGTAFYKCLKKKEKALKLTSGVLEERMNLYPTDKGDLLEKMVGDMGNEAGLTKQFVSHALFGLLIATIETIAPTITLAAKYLLDNPSALQHLTEEHERIVKKREDAKSGVSWDDYKSMTFTHYVINETLRLGNFLPGIFRRTIADIPVNGYTIPKGWVLLIIPAVLHLDPNTYEDPLAFNPWRWKNIERNTMAKKFMPFGGGNRACAGAEFSRVLVAVFLHVWLSKFRLTKIKGGNVARAPLLMFKNVFYVKVSEK